The Spirosoma radiotolerans genome has a window encoding:
- a CDS encoding oxygenase MpaB family protein has translation MSFFVKPGSITRQIWGDADVILLVFAGSAAEFALNRAVDWLFYTGKLPADPIARLFSTVRYAQDIVFSSDEKARQAIARMSAIHSGVEQKRGYQIPDWAYRDVLYMLIDYSIRAFETLHHPLTDIEREDVFATFREVGAGMHVPDLPTNYADWRIDRETHLNRDLVRSEFTDKLFQRYREQLGNWRYDLLRQAQAVLVPQQVSQRLALPEKPFLTHTIGLYKVLNTLGLRSVVQRVLLPTEYLDQIRGLDR, from the coding sequence ATGAGTTTTTTTGTTAAACCCGGCTCAATTACCCGCCAGATATGGGGCGATGCCGATGTTATTCTTCTCGTTTTTGCCGGTTCAGCCGCCGAGTTTGCCCTGAATCGGGCGGTAGACTGGTTATTTTATACGGGTAAACTCCCGGCGGACCCCATAGCCCGGCTCTTTTCGACGGTTCGCTACGCGCAGGATATCGTCTTTTCGTCGGACGAAAAAGCCCGCCAAGCCATCGCCCGCATGAGTGCCATTCATTCGGGTGTTGAGCAGAAACGAGGGTACCAGATTCCCGACTGGGCCTACCGTGATGTGCTGTATATGCTGATCGACTACTCCATACGAGCATTCGAAACCCTCCACCACCCCTTGACCGACATCGAGCGGGAAGATGTGTTTGCTACCTTTCGGGAAGTGGGCGCGGGCATGCATGTTCCCGATCTGCCGACAAATTACGCCGACTGGCGAATCGACCGGGAAACCCACCTGAACCGCGATCTGGTGCGCAGTGAATTTACGGATAAGCTCTTTCAGCGGTATCGCGAACAATTGGGGAACTGGCGGTATGATCTGCTCCGGCAAGCGCAGGCCGTTCTCGTTCCTCAGCAAGTTAGCCAGCGGCTAGCTTTACCCGAAAAACCTTTTCTAACGCATACAATTGGTTTGTATAAAGTTCTGAATACGCTGGGGCTTCGCTCCGTTGTTCAACGGGTGCTGTTACCAACCGAATACCTCGATCAAATCCGAGGTTTGGACCGATGA
- a CDS encoding L-serine ammonia-lyase — protein sequence MTTSPITTSIFDLFKVGPGPSSSHTIGPMKAAFDFRQRLAQLPTDIQQRADAIHIHLYGSLSATGKGHGTDRAVVAGLLGWQPETTDPAAMLKLLRDPEVLYPVSLGNQTIDVGAAQIHFERKRYDSPFANTMVLKLKSGEEVLAEEEYYSIGGGFISRKGEPEAGTSSHTVPYPYSSMAELKEHLKTHSISLDELLMANEMALTNRSRAEVNQRIDQILDFMHKAVRRGLKHKGVLPGNIRLNRKAPILFQQAKGMSHPGAALRSDSFLIFLNAYCLAASEENAAGGIVVTAPTSGASGVIPGLTFLAKHHFHYDRATMRVGMLAAAVIGFLIKHNASISGAEMGCMGEIGSASAMGAAFLTRCTQSTSDIGPIEAAAEIGIEHHLGMTCDPIGGYVQIPCIERNAMGAVKAYNAYLLATSGSASFQKISLDAVIKVMKATGRDMSTKYKETSQAGLALSATEC from the coding sequence ATGACTACATCGCCCATCACCACATCCATTTTCGACCTGTTCAAGGTTGGGCCGGGGCCATCGAGTTCGCATACGATTGGCCCCATGAAGGCGGCTTTTGATTTCCGCCAACGGCTGGCTCAATTACCCACGGATATCCAGCAGCGGGCCGATGCTATTCATATTCACCTCTATGGCTCACTGAGTGCAACCGGAAAAGGGCACGGAACCGACCGCGCGGTAGTAGCAGGTTTGCTGGGCTGGCAACCCGAAACGACGGACCCCGCTGCCATGCTGAAGCTATTGCGCGACCCGGAGGTTTTGTACCCCGTTTCACTGGGCAACCAAACAATTGATGTTGGCGCGGCACAGATTCATTTCGAACGGAAACGGTATGACTCACCCTTTGCCAACACGATGGTGCTCAAGTTAAAATCGGGCGAAGAGGTGTTGGCCGAAGAGGAATATTACTCAATTGGGGGCGGGTTTATCAGTCGCAAAGGAGAGCCCGAAGCGGGCACCAGTTCCCATACCGTGCCTTACCCATACAGTTCGATGGCCGAGCTGAAAGAACACCTTAAAACCCATTCCATTTCGCTGGATGAACTATTGATGGCAAATGAAATGGCGTTGACCAACCGAAGTCGCGCGGAAGTAAACCAGCGGATCGACCAGATTCTGGATTTTATGCACAAGGCCGTTCGGCGCGGCCTCAAGCACAAAGGCGTGTTGCCAGGCAACATCAGGCTGAACCGCAAAGCGCCCATTTTGTTCCAGCAGGCCAAAGGCATGAGTCATCCGGGGGCGGCCCTCCGCTCAGACAGTTTCCTCATTTTTTTAAACGCCTATTGCCTGGCCGCATCTGAAGAAAACGCAGCTGGTGGCATCGTTGTGACCGCTCCCACTTCCGGCGCATCGGGCGTGATTCCGGGCTTGACCTTTCTGGCTAAACATCATTTTCACTACGACCGGGCAACGATGCGGGTGGGCATGCTGGCCGCAGCCGTCATCGGATTTCTGATCAAGCATAACGCCAGTATTTCGGGCGCTGAAATGGGCTGTATGGGCGAAATTGGTTCGGCTTCGGCCATGGGAGCGGCTTTCCTGACGCGTTGCACCCAGTCTACCAGCGATATCGGTCCGATTGAAGCCGCTGCCGAAATCGGCATAGAACACCACCTCGGCATGACCTGCGATCCCATTGGCGGCTATGTACAGATTCCGTGCATCGAGCGCAACGCGATGGGAGCCGTGAAAGCCTACAATGCTTACCTGTTGGCCACATCGGGATCCGCTTCGTTTCAAAAAATTTCGCTTGATGCGGTTATTAAAGTAATGAAAGCCACTGGCCGCGATATGTCAACCAAGTACAAGGAAACGTCGCAGGCTGGGCTGGCACTCAGCGCGACAGAATGCTGA
- a CDS encoding AI-2E family transporter: MTTIYTPQQQRILLITSLIIIAGFIIYGLSGYISAFLGAGILYVVFRPWFTALALKRHWNRSLVTALLIVFSIVVIIMPFLTLSLLLIDRIQYYSQHTEDILNLAKKAEELTGYQITSQQNIQAILRQGGTYASRLLPSLAGGALDFIVILGLMFFTLYFMFVQQETFQKGLQKYLPFKHDTQKELGESLKNNVNANVLGQALVSLVQGVLTGATLWIFGVPDALFWGTVAFFMAFIPVLGTPLVWGPAGLIQLSQGNTSQGIGILVVGVVVIINIDNLLRIMLAKRMGDIHPLVTLAGIVLGVPIFGILGLVVGPLLVSYFIVLIQVFERENKKQEKEVAIAQERVEKEAELKK; the protein is encoded by the coding sequence ATGACAACTATTTATACACCCCAGCAACAACGCATTTTGCTCATCACTAGCCTGATTATTATCGCAGGCTTCATCATATATGGCTTAAGTGGTTATATATCCGCTTTTCTGGGAGCTGGCATTCTGTATGTCGTTTTCCGTCCCTGGTTCACAGCCCTGGCCCTCAAGCGACACTGGAATCGGTCTCTAGTCACTGCGCTCCTAATTGTCTTCTCCATCGTTGTGATCATCATGCCGTTTCTCACGCTGAGTCTGCTTTTGATTGATCGCATCCAGTACTATTCACAGCATACCGAAGATATCCTGAATCTAGCGAAGAAAGCTGAAGAGTTAACGGGCTATCAGATTACCAGCCAGCAGAATATTCAGGCTATTCTTCGGCAGGGCGGAACGTATGCCAGTCGGCTATTGCCTTCGCTGGCAGGCGGTGCGCTGGATTTTATTGTCATTCTGGGTCTGATGTTCTTCACCCTCTATTTTATGTTTGTTCAGCAGGAAACCTTTCAGAAAGGGCTTCAGAAATACCTGCCTTTCAAACATGATACCCAGAAAGAACTTGGCGAATCTCTCAAAAACAACGTGAATGCCAATGTACTCGGCCAGGCGTTGGTCAGTTTGGTACAAGGTGTGTTGACAGGCGCAACACTGTGGATCTTTGGCGTTCCCGATGCTCTTTTCTGGGGTACAGTAGCCTTTTTCATGGCGTTCATTCCTGTGCTGGGCACGCCACTGGTTTGGGGACCAGCCGGACTCATTCAACTCTCGCAGGGCAACACGAGTCAGGGCATTGGTATTTTAGTGGTGGGCGTTGTCGTGATCATTAATATCGATAACCTGCTCCGGATTATGCTGGCCAAGCGCATGGGCGACATTCACCCACTCGTCACTTTAGCAGGCATTGTGTTAGGCGTTCCTATTTTCGGCATTCTGGGTCTGGTTGTTGGTCCTTTACTTGTGTCCTACTTCATTGTTCTGATCCAGGTATTCGAACGGGAGAATAAGAAACAGGAAAAAGAGGTCGCGATAGCCCAGGAACGCGTGGAAAAAGAAGCCGAGTTGAAGAAATAA